TTTGAGTCAATTTTATGCTTCAGCGGACGAGGTTCCATCCAACCCAGTTAGCCTTGTGCTTACTACCCCctttccaaacacacacacacacacaggtggacCAACTGTCTCTGTTAGGATTTGACATTGTCGTACTAGTGCACAGAGATTCAAGCAAATCACATGACTCCTCTTCCACGTCACATGACACGCCCAGTCGCTCACGCCACACCTACAGGAAGTTTGTCACCTCCGGACTGGCCGAGAGCTTTGTTGAATCTCCTCTGGTGTACGGCAGTTGGAAAGATTTCTGTAGTTCTGACAAGACCTCAACTGGACACGCTCAGAAATCCAAGAACCCACGAAAGAAAAAAGGAGTACAAACGAATACCACTACTACCACTCAGGAGGGGGACAGATCACATGATACGAGTGGAGTGTCACATGATCAAGACAATGTATCTCAAGACAGCAATGGTGTCAATACTCAATCACAAGCAGCACAAAGCTCTACTGCTCCACTCTCTGTTAGTGACTTGACACCACTCTGGAATACAATATCTTCTCTCCGTCAGCAAATCGATTCCATGCAGTCCAGTCTAAATGCCCCTCCCACTCACGCGTACCCTCaacacatgtaccccccagCTACTGGTTTAATGAACACAGGGCAATCAACCTTTGTACCCGTGCCGGGGGGTGGTCTATTCAATACACCACTCCCCAACCATTTCACTGGACCTTCTTCACACAACTCAATGCTGGGACAGTCATCACGATTTAATGTGAATCCCGTGTCCTTCCCAATGTTTCCATTTTCACCTGCTCCAGCAAATTATCATTTCCCTTCACCGATTACATCGTTAGAGTCGTCTAGGCAACCAATGAACTCTGACCCAAACACTGACTCAATAGATCCGTGAACTTTGCAATAGAATTTGAAGTTATAAAGTCATGTTGTAAAAAATAATTAGTAATTATTTGTTCTGTGCGTACTATACTATAAAATACTTGAATCAATTAAATGACTGTGTATCAATTACATAATAAATAGAACTTTCAAAGCAAATCAtgctataattaataattatgaatcaatTAAATTATCATAAATAGAAAGTGCTCCCATGCATGAGATTGTATAATTTCGAATTCAAAGAAGGGTATACGAATACGTATACATATGTAGTTGTACAGAACTATTTCACTGTGGGATAAATTAAAGTTCTATTCATATACAGGTACAGCAGCAAATTAAAAAGGTATAAAAACTTGCACAATAAAGTATTCCGACTAAACAGTACACTATAAGTATACTACAACTGTCCATTGCTGCGTATAGATTTAGTCAGATGACATGATGAGTATCCATGTGATACTCTTGGGGTCCATGGTGACAGCCACCACCGCGTTGTAGCCTCTATCCAACCCATACACTGCCCCCGGACTCTGTCCCTCAGGCAACACGAGTGCTTTGTCAGATAGGCCAGTGTAGTACAGTGGTAGACTGATGTTGCGTGTTATGGCCACTGGAGTGGGGTTGAATATCATGGCTAGACCGCGGTTGTCAAGGTGAGGATTCACGTGCAGTACACAGTCGTAATCTGTGCATGCGTGCAGGGAGAATGTGTATAGCAATACATCATTTACATCAAACTTTTTTAGCtacgctataataattattatgataagtTGAAAAACATGTGACTCTATagacagatataattatgtacagcatgtaattttcgttggtgaaaatgttcgtattcatgaactataattaatttttatacccATATAAATATTCTGTATTTTTGTAGAGCTGACGTCGAGCCTATTGCATGCGGTAGAATCATTTCGTAGTTTTAGTTTTCAATACGACAATTTCcaccaccatacgaaaataacccgctatatattTCTACGGTACATAATTAATCACTTCTGTTCCCTAgctcccatgcacacaccttgCATGTCTGGTCTCCTCACATGGACTATGTCACTGATCAGAATGTCACGATAGGTCTTGTAGAAACCCACCCACTTCTTCACCAACTGCATGGTTGCATCAGTGTCATacaacctgcatgcatgcagggagatCATTAACCAGACGGTGCATGCATTAGAAAtatactgtaaaaaatgatgtgcGGTTTTTGACGCaagtgcgtgactattgtAGCATCTATCCGGAAAAAACGCACATTTGCTACAATAGTCACGCACTCAGCGtaaaaaccacacatcattttacTTTATAcacttgttgcccagtgagtgggcagatcaaagcaatccagtgctcggcatgttgcatcactgccatggctaccatatattgcactgcattatatgctatatgcacttgcactgtgtgtaaatgcagtagatttctttaaccctttaaccgtcggattcttaattaacagtgaagtgaaatgtctgtaaattctctatcgggtttccagagcaataaaatgcctagcaaccatataccaatagaatgcccatacaacaaggaataaaatggtgcaacatgtgttgccataacaaccacggttattacgctcaaccgtttttatcattttaaatgctcggccagcggtgagataaaatccaaaaaaagttttttatggatcagcctatcatatggtttaaaggcttgactaagcttgattttcacatcatatgaatgtaacagtgctaagatatatcaatttgaagtacaatacgtacatgtattactatatcggtgaacgatctatgaaatttacaagctccggcacataaagactgttcattactgctaattctattttagctatactatacttacactactgatattctagctatactatactacttgccagagtcacacagtgagccctctcctggtctttcaccgtcctggtccatagtgctagcgtctaggtccatgtcatgcatgtcctcagtcccagacagttcatcagtgtctggcataaagctggtagcctttgggaggtatcctactatcccctctccttcataggcactgttatcaccagaggagacatcgccattgctgtcctcaagctgttcaagcacatcggcacaagtaaacaacctagccataattatagctataaacttcgtgcggtaagatgctaatgaaattttaacatagcaacgtggcttggaaatttctagactaaattgcacgtgattctacagctctacctctatacagggatgtgcgtagttcgagctacttcctaagtatcgcagaattagaatttcgcaaaaaaagtcactggCCCGTGGCAGTTAAAGGGttaagagatatccatttgggacttatgccccaccatcccaCCTAATACTCAGTTGGTCctttttataggctactacctttacaactactagtgggaagaaaacctaaaaaaattactatggaattcagcaaaactaatgaatacactaaattccttcaaaacacatgtcttttattacgatttatatgaccagtcagacgagtttaacgtcattgggcaacaagttagttattgccggcgccctcgtgcaacatgccatacaTTGCACTGGATATAATGCCCTCggggcctgcggccctcgggcattatattgctccatatggcatgttgcactctggctgggcaataactaatacataccTGGGGCCACGATAACAAGCTGCAACTCCGTAACCAAGGTACTGTGCCAACGCCCACTCATACTCCACTAGGTGCTCAGACAGTGGCTCAAACTGAGCAGCAGAACCACCTGTTAGTATGTGCATGGAGGGGGCGGATACATTATATAACGGAATATGGAACAATATACGGACAATAAAATTGAAAGCAGgcttgaaagcttagaaagagacctttttcAAATAATGATGTGCATGGCCAGAAATTAAAGGATTAATTAAGCGCCTCAAAATTTAGCACTATATTTGTATACAGCATGGTATAATCATTGGCctaacatacatacacacctcCGTGATACACGACCAGTGGTACAAACATCCATCCCTGGGTGGGTATGTAATGGTAGGTGTCATCATACATCCCCTGTCTGCTCACACTGAGGTCCTCCCAGCGAGGCAGGCTGTACTGGTTCTCGTTATAACTGGAGCAGGAGGACAAGTattcaacatgcatgcatggtgagaGGAGAATGCATGGACCATGCAAAAAAACAAATTACTGCATAGAcctaataaattatgtacactgactataatttatatataataattattgcaacgTTCCTACACACAAGAAATAATGATAAAAATGATGTCCATCTCATGCACTCAAAGTTAACTATAAATAtagagtgggggggggggacaagTAAATAATAGCCTGGAACTAATACTACATGAGGTACACTAACTACAGTACTGCAACGTTCGTAACATAAAAAGCGAGCAATGATCTGAGCACACCACATTTTTGAGtattatatgtgacaggctctgggaaaaccagactattggagcagaatttagtattgagctacagctaaatttatgcctacagtataaaatctcaaataaaatgttattgatgtataagtatctacagtccttctactacctctctgtaaaatctgatgctctaaatccaactctttccatcgaaacgcttcgtccaaagtttcgctattaccttatttttcctaattaagcaatctttgagagtcgtttttctcgatactacattttacggcttcgagtttTCAACGCGCATgactcgggtatgaaactaggtatgtgaacactaagcatatcattgtgtaggcaatgctctgctctattatttggtacattaatcacacatattttagtctgctccaatagtctggttttcccagagcctgtcacataattatagataacatTGAGTTAATGATCCTTACCCAACTATCAAAACTGACAAATGAAACGCTAATAATTTGACGATCCTTTACCTACTGGCCATGTAGACTACACCTCTGGCACTACACTGAAAGCACATCCATTGGAGTGGTCCTACTAGCACTAGCACGATGCCATCAACTATCCAGCGCGGGACACAAGGCCTAGTATAGGTGGACCAACACTCTGAAACCAGACTCAGAGAAAAGGTGAGCACTACCTTCAATAATTTTTTATGATTATTTTATTGCACACAATTCTTTACATTTGTAGCTCTCAACGAATTGTGTGACTCTGGTTTCACTCCAGTGTCTGCTGTGTCAGCAAGTACCGTTCAGCTCAGGTGACAACTAcctatacatatataattatatgattattaTAGCCTCTCGTACAGGGAATTTGACTCTAATTTGACTCTTGAAGTGTTGTCCCCATGCACACTGACTGGGGGATTAGACCTGGCCTTGCATATATAGCCTTGCGTGGGTAAGACTTCACATAACCTGTTTTGATGTATGCAACTGCTTGAGGCTCAAACCCCGGCCAGTGTTGACTAGGGGAATGGGGATTTGAAGACAGAATCCTCCCCCACCATGGGGAAGCTTGACTTGGGGTATGGTCAACTCCCTCATGTTAGCCCGACCCCTCCTGGGGGGCATCACATTGGTAGGTGCATTATAAATAATAATCACAGTAGAGATTGTCCATTTTGTAGATCTTTGAAATGCCTATCAAATTAGCGATTGCTTTATAGTAtgatgctataataattatagtgatggtGTGGTTGTCAGGCGTGTGATATATAGTCCTCTCCaatagctacagaatgcactATTTACTTATTACAAGCTTTTGATTCAACTCAATATTAATATCTCCCATTGTTGAGCATCTTATAAACatgctcccccacacacagtttcaACACACACGTGTAGAGGAGCTGTGTCAGAATAATGTCTTCACAAGGGAACacattcacaaggcctgtgtgGAGCATACATGTGAGTTTCCTAGTGAATGATCCCTTTCACCATTACCTTTGTGAGCTTgctcgtgtataattatagtgccacgataattatagtgaactcTGTACAGCATTCTAAATGTTGTtgacatatataattatgattgtactGTCAATGTCATTGGTATTACGGCTCTCTCCTTAcatgtttccacgctttttggtgctttCCCTGTCCAATCCTGTAActtttttcacattgcaagtgCATGTGTACGTTGGAacttgaataattattgattttaGTGTGAAGGGATTAAGCTTATAATTTAGGGAACCACTTGGGAATGATGCAATGAGCGGCTAGGGGAGGCTAGCTTGTTGCTATAAATGCTGGCACACGCAAAGTAATCATGCgtgacataataattgtacaagTATAAAAGTTATAGTCAATGTAAgttcagtataatattatagtctaAAGTGGttgagtg
This is a stretch of genomic DNA from Halichondria panicea chromosome 1, odHalPani1.1, whole genome shotgun sequence. It encodes these proteins:
- the LOC135331653 gene encoding uncharacterized protein LOC135331653 isoform X1, which gives rise to MLETDGPHGGATCGSTNHTHHTSASDSVYWQTRLQAQLYSELRAKNVFINQPDNYFYWGGSKSGMGYNENQYSLPRWEDLSVSRQGMYDDTYHYIPTQGWMFVPLVVYHGGGSAAQFEPLSEHLVEYEWALAQYLGYGVAACYRGPRLYDTDATMQLVKKWVGFYKTYRDILISDIVHVRRPDMQDYDCVLHVNPHLDNRGLAMIFNPTPVAITRNISLPLYYTGLSDKALVLPEGQSPGAVYGLDRGYNAVVAVTMDPKSITWILIMSSD